The stretch of DNA ATACGCGTCCGACCTTACGAGAACATATTTTCTCGGTGAACCTGACGAAAAATTTATTGAGGTTTACTCCACTGTGCTAAGGGCGCAAAACGAGGCTATAAAAAACATGCGAGCTGGAATGAGCGGAAAGGATATCGATGGTATAGCTAGGAAGGTTATCGAGGATGCTGGATATGCCGAATTCTTTGGCCACGGACTTGGACACGGTATTGGCCTTGTGGTGCACGATTTTCCGAGGCTCAGCCCCAAAAATGAGGATGCTATCCCCGTCGGTTGCGTGGTTACGGTTGAGCCGGGTATATACATTCCGGATTGGGGTGGTGTGCGCATTGAGGACGATGTCTGGCTTACGGGTGACGGAGCTGTGCTACTTTCGGATAAACTTCCGCGCGAGCTTAACGATATAATATTGCGTGTATAAAGAGCGAACATGAAGAAATCAATTAATTTAGCTGCTATTTTACTGCTCATATTAATTTTTAATATTGCCGGCGCAGCTGCCAATGAAAAAAACTCGCAACCAGAAGTGAGCCCCACAAAAGCTGCGCTGCTATCTTTGGTTGTGCCGGGTGCAGGGCAGATTTATACCAAAAATTTCATTCACGCTGCTGTCTTCGCCCTTTCAGAGGCTTTTATTGGATACTTTGCATACGATTCATATAAAAAAACGGATAAACTCTGGCGAAAAAGAGATAGCCTTGTCCCGGGAACACCTGAGTATGACTTTTACGGGGAAGAGTTTGAACGCGAAGTGAAAACCCGGAACACATACCTTTGGGCACTGGCTGCGATAAAATTTCTCGATATAGTTGATGCTTATGTTTGTGCACATCTTTTTACATTCAGGGATGAGCTTAGACGACCTCTGGTTCGGGTCTTACCAGCCGGTGATGGGCTCAAGTTGACCATTCTTATAAGATTTTAGCCACTTTTTATAACTTTCGCGCAACATCAGGAAAAATCTTTGTGCCCCTTCCGATCGATAGTCAGCAAAAGTCCATTCCATCGGCACAAATTCCTTGCGTCGATACATCAACTGGAGGTCAGCAAATACACCATCACCGAGATAAATTCTGTGCGAGAAATTTTTGAATGTGGCGAGTATAACTTTGGCAAGCGTTAGGTAGCCGGGGTCAAGATTAACTCTTCTTTTGCCCTCTTTCTTGAAGTGATTCTCAATAGCTGTGCACGCCCACTTGAGCCTTATAAGCGATTCCGGTGGTCGGATTCCTTCAAGCGCCATCCAAACTCTTAGTAAACCTTCCCCCATCTCTGGTTTGTAATAGTGAGTAAATTCGTCAAACTGTAGGATTTCTGATTCGAAAGCTATTTTCCCGATGGAGGATTCTATTATAGCCCGCAAGGGGAATAGCAATTCGTTTTTTGCGACAATAACGCCAATGAAAAACGCCACAGGGTCATGTACATATGCCTCAGCCATGCTTTCAATAGTTTTTGCTGTTAAAACCAGCTATAAGTATTATATTAGAAAGAAATCAAATTGGGAGGATAAAAATGTTAAGAAAGACATCATTTATTATTTTTGCTTTTTTGTTTTCGCTGAGTTTTTCTACTATACCTGATGATATTGACATTCAATTTGACAGCATGGAGAATGTTCTCATAATAAGCATTATTCATTATACTGACGACCCAAGTAAACATTTTATAAATACGATATCGGTACTCGTTAACGGCGACACATTGGTTAAACAGCGTTTTCTTAAACAATACAGTCACGAAATGCAACAGGGAATTTATAGGATAGCAGGGCTTAAAGCTGGCGATGAGATAACGGTAGATGCTCATTGTAACAAGTGGGGTGGATTAACGATGAAGTTTAAAGTTGTGCGAATTAACAAATCGGGATGTAAGGGGAAAAACTGCGGTCTAACTATCGTGAAAAAAAGAAT from bacterium encodes:
- a CDS encoding DUF4416 family protein, with protein sequence MAEAYVHDPVAFFIGVIVAKNELLFPLRAIIESSIGKIAFESEILQFDEFTHYYKPEMGEGLLRVWMALEGIRPPESLIRLKWACTAIENHFKKEGKRRVNLDPGYLTLAKVILATFKNFSHRIYLGDGVFADLQLMYRRKEFVPMEWTFADYRSEGAQRFFLMLRESYKKWLKSYKNGQLEPITGW
- a CDS encoding M24 family metallopeptidase encodes the protein YASDLTRTYFLGEPDEKFIEVYSTVLRAQNEAIKNMRAGMSGKDIDGIARKVIEDAGYAEFFGHGLGHGIGLVVHDFPRLSPKNEDAIPVGCVVTVEPGIYIPDWGGVRIEDDVWLTGDGAVLLSDKLPRELNDIILRV